GCAAACACGATGTCTGATTTTGAATCTTTGCTTAAGACTGGCTTTGTTAGTTTGGTCTGTCTTAACGGTTATATTCTATTTTATAtcgttttaatacaattcgtaCTTTTCACGTGCAATTGTTGAATCGTTTAATTTTAATTCATTGACATTGTGAAGCTTTGTTTCGAAAGGTGCAATGCATTCTGCATGATTCGTCCAGTGATAAATTTCTTATATAAGCGATCGTGCACGATTTAATATTACTGATAAAAGTGAGCATTAGTTGACTATTTAATAACACCGATGCACATCGCATGTGTAAATTTGTTGCATCTCAGGTTTCCCGAAAAGTCTTTTCATGTCTAACCTGTTCGCCCTCTCCAACGACAGTGTTACACCTCCGTTGGCAACATGAACGCCGGCCTGGGCATGAACACCATGAACACCTACATGAGCATGTCCGGCATGAGCACCTCGGCCAACATGTCGGCCAACTCCATGAACATGTCTTACGTCAACACCGCCATGAGCCCCAGCATGACCGGCATGTCCCCGGGCGCCGGCGCGATGAACGGCATGGGAGCCGCCGGCATGACGGCCATGAGCGCGGCCTTGAGCCCCAGCATGAGTCCCATGACCGGGCAGCCCGCCTCCATGAACGCGCTAACGTCCTACACTAACATGAACGCCATGAGTCCCATCTACGGCCAGTCCAACATCAACCGCTCCAGAGACCCCAAGACGTACCGACGGAGCTACACGCACGCCAAGCCCCCCTACTCGTACATCTCCCTCATCACCATGGCCATCCAGCAGTCTCCCAGTAAGATGCTCACGCTGGCCGAGATCTACCAGTGGATCATGGACCTCTTCCCTTTTTACCGGCAGAACCAGCAGCGTTGGCAGAACTCAATCCGCCACTCGCTCTCCTTCAACGACTGCTTCCTCAAAGTGCCCAGGTCGCCGGATAAACCCGGCAAAGGCTCCTTCTGGACTCTCCACCCGGACTCGGGGAACATGTTCGAGAACGGTTGCTACCTGCGCCGCCAGAAGCGTTTCAAGTGCGATAAGAAGATGGCCGGAGTCAAGGAGTCCGGACGCGGCAAGGTGGGCGGCGACGGCTCGTCTCACAGTAGCTCCGAGAGCTGTAACGGCAACGAGTCGCCGCACTCCAACTCGTCCGCGGGCGAGCACAAAAGAGCCATGTCGGACATGAAGGCGAACCAGGCTCTTAGCCCGGAGCACGCCGcctccgtcgccgccgccgcagccgccgccgccgccgcagcagcagccGCCGCGGCCTCCTCCATCTCGTCCCCGGTGAGCCAAGGCCAGCACCTCCTCACCCAACATCACTCGGTCCTGCAGGCCCACGACGCGCACCTCAAGCCGGAGCACCACTACTCCTTCAACCACCCGTTCTCTATCAACAACCTCATGTCCTCGGAgcagcagcaccaccaccatcaccaccatcaccacaaaaTGGACCTAAAAACTTACGAGCAGGTGATGCATTATTCCGGCTACGGTTCGCCCATGACCGGGGCCCTCTCCATGGGCTCCATGGCGGGGAAGGCCGGCCTGGAATCCTCCTCCATACCGGACTCTTCTTACTACCAAGGAGTCTATTCCAGGCCCATCATGAACTCATCATAAACGGACTTCTATCTCAACATGTACataacttgtaaaaaaaaaaaaaaaacaaacaagaataaaaaaaactgaatttgtgTACAATatgtatttcaaatattttcccACCGTTTCAATTGTCGAGTTTGTTCGTAGCCCAATTGTTGTTCATAATCTCTGTCACTGACTGAAAATGTGACCTGTTCAGAAATCTGCTGCAGGAATGAActccaaagaaaacaaaacaataaacaaaaagaaaacgaaaagaacatgaaaagaaataaagacgAAAAATAACCCGCATTTGCTTAACTGGAATCCGGGCATTTCTTCAATCATTTGTGTAATTCCTATTTATGGCTTGTATATGTGTATTCTTGTAGTGACAAGAGCAGAATCTATATTAAAGTGTTATTGGTCACGTTTTCTGATAATTATGCCTGCTGAGAAATGATTACAAAATGTCTTATATACATTGAAGTTTCTCCTGCTATTTTGACTCTTTTACATAAttacagtattcattcattctcaaCGGTCAGCAGTCGTTCGAGGAAAATCAAAGAACACCTCAATAACATCTTTATTAATTTTAGAAATAAATCTGAATCAATTGCGCTTGATTTATTTCAGTTGTAAAAAGTTAATAATTCATTACATTTTCCTAAATACAAGAAGGGGGggctatttattaattttttgagAATATGGGCCGTTTCAATGCATGTACCGCAAACCGTTGCTACAAATCCTACAAATTTTACATTGTGGATTGTCAtcacttttaataataataacgtcaTTCATTAAAACTTATTAATGTGGTCAAATAAACTTCTACATGAATTAGcttttattaatttaaaaaagcataTATTCAGAAGATATGAATGTTCAGAAAGTGCATCTAGTCCAGGCACACCTGTTACACATGCACATGAAGAATGACATACGATACAAAGTTATCCATATCGAAAATTCTGCTTTTGCAAAAAGTCGCAACACAGAAATTTTTTAAAGATCATTTCATCTCCACAGTAGTACATGTGTCTATAAGTCCACCGAACAAATACTGTGGTAaatttgctcaattttattTGATCAATTCGCCGCACACAATATAGAATTATCTGCATTTAGACATTTAAAGTCGACTTAAAATGTATCTGCATCCAGATGAtcttgtttaaaatatataagatataaaaaataaaatggagtgaaTTCAACACACCGGTTTGTCATTTCCGcagctatttttaaaataccGTTAGTAATAAACGTAATTTGAAGCTTCGTGACGGCGTTACGTTTATGAGCTGTCAAAAAGTATACATATAATTAACAGCTTCAGCACAAATACAcatctgactctctctctctctctctctctctctctctctctctctctctctctctctctctctctctctctctctcccccccccccccctccctaaaaCTCATACAGGGAAGGTCTCACCACGAAGTTCTCTTTTGGTGGCCCACGTCAGCTGCAGGCCTGTATGCACAGCACATGCTTGCCATTGAGTGCAGTGAGATATTTGATTCAACCGTGCTCGTGCTCGGCGCTGAAATTGAGATCAACAGGCAAGATTAAGTGTCCTTTGCCACATAAAACAACCTCCTGCGGCGCCGGTGAATAGCATCTGTAAAAAGGGGCCTGATTGTGGGACAGAGCCGCTTGAATGTGATGCTCTAACTTCTCTGCCTCCAATCTGGCTCTCCATTGTTTCTCTCGACGTAGTGGGGAGCCTCCCATCTTGTTAGATAAGATAGGTTAGTTGTCATCCACATGAATTAACAAGCCCCTATCTCCTCCTCGGCGCTCAAACCCAAGGCCGAGGGGACGTTTGAGCTCCAAACGGAGAAATttcggcaaccccccccccccccccccgcctgtgCGCCAAGCAAGCCCCATACAAAAATGATCGTCCCTCAGCACCCGCACGCAGGGCCTGCAAGTGCGCTTTTATTCTCCAGACCCCACTTCACGCACCGCACTTTAAACAGAGTGATCTGCGAATAAACAAGGGCAGTAAACAATGGAGTGGAGACTatgcccatgtatagtaagagtACACACAAGCATCCACTCACATACACCAATCAAATTGCACTCAATGTAAACTCCAAATAGGACGCCGCAGCTCTGTAAATTTACACAGACATTAAAATTGTCACTATTCATTTTAGACATCTCACACTAagcggattttttttatagcacACTGATCAATATCTCtgtaaaataatcatttttaacTAGCGGGGCAGTGAAATCTTTGCTTTGTGCTAAAGTCAACAGTGACTGAGTTTGAGCTCAAATAAATGCCGCGATGTCTGGAGCCCTTTGCAGAAGGCACAAGGCAAAGCTTCTACAATGGGCTCCTGCATGCGTGGCTTAACTGCAACCATCGGCTGCATTGCACAGGTACGGTCACTTTTAAATAATCTCAACCTGCATGCTCAAAGAAGACAGATGCAATACATTGTGGAATACGTTGAGGAACGCGAGGAGTGTTTGTCGCACTTGGCTGCCGCTGGTAGCGGAGGGTGAGAACTTGAATTCTATGCAAAGGAGACGTGTTGGGTCTCAGAACAGAGTGGCGCAAGACTGGAGGCACTGCAGCTTGTTGTACTTATGAGATGGAGAACGATTGCTTCTCCATaggtaccaaaaaaaaccaaatcagTAAATAACGAATAATCTAATCTGTAAATTAAATGTTAACATACGCACCAGTTTTTACATTTCCGGCGATTTTTCATTATGGGCTGTAAAATTGCTGAAGCATTGTTAGTGTGCTTACCGTTTTAAAGATATGAAATTTGGCCATAATAAATATattctgtgtatatatatatatatcaatgtTAACtttctcatttattattttagttACTATATTGACATTATTCTTATATTGTTGCTCTGCGTTTTCAAAATTGCATGAATATATTGTAAAATTTTAATAGAGGGTCACAAatattttatatacacacacacacacgcacacgtactgTATTAACACAATATGAACCCAACCcagcaacaataacaacaacaataataataataataataataataataataataataataataataataataataataataataataatcacgctCACTCTGTAATGTTTTTTTAGTGAATAAATCTCAATTCTTATAGTGCAGGGTAGGAGAGGGAGAGGGGAATGGCCTTTTTGgaaatt
This sequence is a window from Hippocampus zosterae strain Florida chromosome 14, ASM2543408v3, whole genome shotgun sequence. Protein-coding genes within it:
- the foxa2 gene encoding forkhead box protein A2 yields the protein MMLGAVKMEGHEHTDWSTYYAEPECYTSVGNMNAGLGMNTMNTYMSMSGMSTSANMSANSMNMSYVNTAMSPSMTGMSPGAGAMNGMGAAGMTAMSAALSPSMSPMTGQPASMNALTSYTNMNAMSPIYGQSNINRSRDPKTYRRSYTHAKPPYSYISLITMAIQQSPSKMLTLAEIYQWIMDLFPFYRQNQQRWQNSIRHSLSFNDCFLKVPRSPDKPGKGSFWTLHPDSGNMFENGCYLRRQKRFKCDKKMAGVKESGRGKVGGDGSSHSSSESCNGNESPHSNSSAGEHKRAMSDMKANQALSPEHAASVAAAAAAAAAAAAAAAASSISSPVSQGQHLLTQHHSVLQAHDAHLKPEHHYSFNHPFSINNLMSSEQQHHHHHHHHHKMDLKTYEQVMHYSGYGSPMTGALSMGSMAGKAGLESSSIPDSSYYQGVYSRPIMNSS